AACGATTACGGCGAAGTCACGCGCATCCGTTCGGGCCAGAAGCGCGGCGGCGCCAAGCTCGACCTGCGCTACGACTTCGAGGACGGCGCGCTGCAGTCGATCAAGTTCGGCGTGAAGTACAGCGACAGCTCGCGCCAGTTCACCAATCGCGACTGGTCCACCGCGGGCATCAACGACGGCGTGACCACGCTGGGCGACCTGGGTATCTTCGACGGTGGCTATTCGTCGATCTTTCCGGGCAAGTATCCGTGGTACACGCCGAAGGTGAGCCGCACCGCCGTGGCCAACCTGATCCAGGACCACCTGGTCGATTCGGACCTGGATACCTGCGGCTCGCTGGACTTCAACAACCTCAATTGCAACACCATGCGCGGCACCGAAGCGGTGAGCGCCGCCTACGCCATGGCGACCGTGAACACGGGCGACGTCGAGATCATCCCTGGCGTGCGCTTCGAGCACACGTCGATCCGCAACACGTTCTGGACCACGCCGCACGATGCCGACGGCAACGAGCAGCCGGGCTATTTCGACAACAACCACACCGTGTACAACGAGCCTTTGGGAAGCCTGTTCGTGAACTGGCGCCCCACCTCCAACGCGGTCTACCGCTTCGCGGTGTGGCAGAGCTATACGCGGCCGGCATTCGTGCAGCTGGGCGGCGGGTCGCAGATCAACGTGTCCGACGGCGTCACCACCATCACCCGCGGCAATCCGAACCTGGATCCGATCAAGGCGACCAACGTGGATCTCGGCGCCGAGTGGACGACGAGCCATGGCGGTTTCTTCTCGTTCTCGGGCTTCTACAAGAAGCTCAAGGACTACATCTACGACAGCGGCGGCGGCCAGGCCAACCCCAATACGCAGGGCGCGGGCACCGTGCTGGTGAAGACGCCGACCAACGGCGGCGACGGTACGCTCCATGGCCTGGAAATGACGGCGCGGCAGAAGTTCGAGTTCCTGCCGCAACCGTTCGACGGGCTGGGCGTCAGCGTCAACGCCACGCGGCAGAACTCCAGGGTGGACCTCGGCATCCCCGGCTTCTCGAACGAACGGCTGCAGGCCGCACCGAGGACCATGGCTAACGCCGAGCTGTTCTACGAGAAGTACGGTTTCTCGATCAACCTGAGCTACCACTACACCGGCTCGTATATTTCCACGTACGACTTCCTCAACCAGGGAGGGCCGTGGGACGACCTGTGGATCCGCCCGATCCGCCGCGTCGACCTGCATGCCGGCTATGCGATGGCGAACGGCCTGCAGTTCGACCTGCAGATCTCCAACCTCACCAAGAACTACCAATACTGGTCGCACATCGGTCGCAACAGCCTGGTCAACTCCGACATCGTCGATGCCGGCATGACCACGCTGTTCACCGTCAAGTACGCGTTCTGACGATGCGGCGTCACGATCGGTACGGAGAACGCGCATGAAGGCCCCCGTGGACGCCCGTACGGTGCCTCCACGGGCCATCGGTCTATGGGGCGGACTTTCCGCCAACGTGCTCAACATGATCGGCATCGGGCCGTTCGTGACGATTCCGTTGGCGTTGTCCGCCCTGGCCGGTCCTTCGGTGTTCCTCGGCTGGATCGCGGGGGCGCTTCTGTGCCTGTGCGACGGGATGGTGTGGGCGGAGCTGGGATCGACCATTCCCGAATCGGGGGGGCCTTACCACTACCTGCGCGAGGCATACGGGCGCGAACGCTTCGGCCGGCTTTTCGGTTTCCTGTACCTCTGGCAGACGTTGCTGACGGCACCGTTGTCGATCGGTTCGGCGGCGGTCGGTTTCGCGCAGTACGCGGGGTATCTCCTGCCTTCGTTGGGGGAGACGGGCAGGGTGCTGGTGGCAGCGGGTTTATGCCTGTTCAACACCGCGGTGCTCTATCGCAAGGTCGGCGACATCCAGAAGCTGTCGCTGGGCATCAGCGTCATCGTTGCCGTGGCGTGCGTCTGGATCGTCGGTAGCGGTATCGCCCATTTCGACCGGGCGATGGCCGCGCACTTCATGCAGGCGCGCAACGACGATGCCCACGGCTTCTGGCTCGGCCTGGGCGCGGTCGCGCTCATCGCCGTATACGACTACGGCGGCTACAACAACGTATGCATGCTGGGCGGAGAGGTGAAGAATCCACGTCGCACCATCCCCATGGCCGTGCTGTTGTCGATTCCCCTGGTGGCGGTGCTGTACCTGGGTCTGAACCTGTCCATCCTCGGCGTGCTGCCCTGGGAGAAGGCGGCGTCGTCGAAGTTCGTGGTGGCCGACTTCATGCAGGCCATCCACGGCGGCACCGGCGGCACGTTGGCGGTGCTGCTGATCCTGCTGGCCAGTTGGGGTTCGGCGCTGGTGGTGCTGCTGGGGTATTCGCGCGTGCCCTACGCGGCCGCGGCGCAGGGACAGTTCTTCAGGCCGTTCGCGCGGTTGCATCCGCGCGACGGCTTTCCCACGGTGTCGCTGGTGTTCGTGGGCGTCACCTCGGCGCTGGCCTGTTTTCTTTCGCTGGAAAGCCTCATCGCCCTCCTGATGGTGGTGCAGATCCTGTTCCAGTACATCGCCCAGTGTTTCGCGGTGGTGATCCTGCGCCGCCGGCATCCCGGTGCGGATGTGTTCCGCATGCCGCTGTATCCCTTGCCCATCGTGGTGAGCGTGGTGGGTTGGCTCTACATCGTGGCGACGAGCGGTACGCGCTCGATCGCCGTGGGCGTCGGCGCGGTCGTCGTCGGCACCCTGGTTTTCCTTTGGCAGGCACGGAGTACCCGATCATGGCCATTCCCGAAAGCATGACGTCGTGGGACGTCGCGGTGGTGGGCGAGATCTACGCCGACCATGTCTTCACCGGCTTCGCGCGCTGGCCCGGACCCGGCGAGGAGGTTCTCGCCGAGCACTACGTGCGCGAACTCGGCGGCGGTTGCGTGAACACCGCCTGCGGTCTTTCCCGGCTCGGGCGGCGCGTGCGCCTCGTGGGCCTCATCGGCGACGCGGATTTCGACTGGTTCGAAAGCCGCCTGGGCGACTTCGGCGTCGGCATGGGCGGCATCCGCCTCGGTGCCGAGGCCACGGGCATCACCGTCAGCGTGTCCACGCGCGACGACCGCTCGTTCTTTACGTGGCCGGGCGCCAACAAGGGGCTGGCCGATCTGCTCGACGACTCCGCCGTGCTCGCCGACCTGCTTGCGGCGCGGCACGTGCATTTCGCCATGCCCTTGCCGCGGCACATCGCCGCCGAGCTGCTGCCGAAGCTTCGCCAGGCCGGCCGGACGACATCGCTCGACGTGGGCTATTCGCCCGAGTGGTTGACCGACCCACGCCATCTCGAGACCTGCCGCGAGATCGATTACCTGCTGCCCAACCGCAAGGAAGCCGCACTGCTCTGCGGAGAGGACGGCCCGGACGCGTATGCCGCGTGGGCCTGGGCCGAAGGCCTTCCGCGCGCGGTGCTCAAGCTCGGCGCCGAGGGCGCGCTGGTGGTCGACGCCGACGGCGTGAGCCGCATCGCCGCGCCGTGCGTCGACGCCCTGGACACCACCGGCGCAGGCGATGCCTTCGACGCCGGTCTCATCGATGCCTTGCTCGACGAGGCGCCGTTCGGTCGTTGCGTGGAGCGCGCCTGCGTATGCGGCGCGCTATGCACGACCGCTGCCGGCGCCTTGCGGGCGCTACCCGATTCCCTTCAATTGAGGACACTGCGTGAACAGACGTATGGACCGTAAGATCGCCCTGGTCGGCGGAGGCGGCGTGCGTTCGCCGTTGGTGGTATTCGGCGTGAACGAGGCGATGCAGGACCTCGGCGCCGCGGAGATGGTGCTTTACGATCCCGACCCGGCGCGCCTGCGCATCATGGTCGACCTGGGCAAGGCCATCGTGTCGCGCTTCGGCGGCGAGCTTCGCCTGCGTGGCGCGACGTCGCTGGAAGACACCATCGAGGGCGCCGACTTCGTGCTCAACAGCATCCGCATCGGCGGCATCGCGGGCCGCGCCGCGGACGAGCGCGTGGCCATCGAGCACGGCTATCCGGGCCAGGAAACGACCGGACCGGCCGGCATCGCGATGGGACTGCGCACGATTCCCGTGGCGATCGAGCAGGCCCGGCTGGTGGAACGGCTGAGCCCCGACGCCTGGCTGGTGAACTTCACCAATCCCGCCGGGCTCATCACGCAGGCCGTGAGCGACCACAGCAAGGCGCGCATCGTCGGCATCTGCGATACGCCGACGGAGCTGTTCCACAACATCGCCCATGCGCTGGGCGAACCGGCGCACGAGGTGGAATGCGACTACGTGGGCCTCAATCACCTGGGGTGGGTGCGCAGCGTGCGCGTGCGCGGGGAAGAGGTCATCGACCGCCTGCTGGCCAGCGACGAGCTGCTGCGAAAACTCTACCTCGCGCCGTTGTTCGACTTCGACATGATCCGCACCTTGCGGCTCATTCCCACCGAGTACCTGTTCTTCTACTACGAGCGGTCGCGCGCGCTGGAAAACCAGCGTCGCCAGGGCGGAAGCCGGGGAGCCGAGATCCAGCGTCTCAACGACGACCTGCTCGCGGCGCTCACCTCGCGCCTGGATGCCGGCGACGGCGACGGCGCGGTGGACATCTACGCGGCCTACCTCAACCAGCGCTCCGGTTCATACATGAAACTGGAAGCCGAAGGCGGTTCGGCCTTCGACCAGGGCGTGAGCCTGCAGGGCGATCCGTTCCGCGTGGCCACGGGTTACCACCGCATCGCCATCGACGTGATGAGCGCGCTCACCGGGGCGAAGCCCGCGCGCATCGTGGTGAACACGCGCAATCGCGGCGCCGTACCCGACCTGCCGCACGACGATATCGTCGAGATCGCCTCGGATATCGGTCTCGACGGCATCGTGCCGCGCCCGGTCGATCCCTTGCCCGATGCGGTGAACGGCCTGGTGCGTTCGGTGAAGGCCTACGAGCGCGCCGCCATCGCGTCGGTGCTCGACCGCCGGCGG
This window of the Luteibacter aegosomatis genome carries:
- a CDS encoding 6-phospho-beta-glucosidase, yielding MDRKIALVGGGGVRSPLVVFGVNEAMQDLGAAEMVLYDPDPARLRIMVDLGKAIVSRFGGELRLRGATSLEDTIEGADFVLNSIRIGGIAGRAADERVAIEHGYPGQETTGPAGIAMGLRTIPVAIEQARLVERLSPDAWLVNFTNPAGLITQAVSDHSKARIVGICDTPTELFHNIAHALGEPAHEVECDYVGLNHLGWVRSVRVRGEEVIDRLLASDELLRKLYLAPLFDFDMIRTLRLIPTEYLFFYYERSRALENQRRQGGSRGAEIQRLNDDLLAALTSRLDAGDGDGAVDIYAAYLNQRSGSYMKLEAEGGSAFDQGVSLQGDPFRVATGYHRIAIDVMSALTGAKPARIVVNTRNRGAVPDLPHDDIVEIASDIGLDGIVPRPVDPLPDAVNGLVRSVKAYERAAIASVLDRRRLGARKAMLIHPAIGEWTPSAALLDGLLGHAGDDGECLCHGPMRR
- a CDS encoding APC family permease codes for the protein MKAPVDARTVPPRAIGLWGGLSANVLNMIGIGPFVTIPLALSALAGPSVFLGWIAGALLCLCDGMVWAELGSTIPESGGPYHYLREAYGRERFGRLFGFLYLWQTLLTAPLSIGSAAVGFAQYAGYLLPSLGETGRVLVAAGLCLFNTAVLYRKVGDIQKLSLGISVIVAVACVWIVGSGIAHFDRAMAAHFMQARNDDAHGFWLGLGAVALIAVYDYGGYNNVCMLGGEVKNPRRTIPMAVLLSIPLVAVLYLGLNLSILGVLPWEKAASSKFVVADFMQAIHGGTGGTLAVLLILLASWGSALVVLLGYSRVPYAAAAQGQFFRPFARLHPRDGFPTVSLVFVGVTSALACFLSLESLIALLMVVQILFQYIAQCFAVVILRRRHPGADVFRMPLYPLPIVVSVVGWLYIVATSGTRSIAVGVGAVVVGTLVFLWQARSTRSWPFPKA
- a CDS encoding TonB-dependent receptor, which produces MVAAVCAALGMGALHAQTAPQGGAPAAAPAGKDQKPTADKAVQMKALSVVANRYDATNLRMESTNTVDVLSASDLQRTAVHNVAEALGLMSGVNVTTTGTGYFGGIDGAARGEGMFASVRGLPSEYNVNLINGANVAQGMPYSRSVQLSLLPPSGLQTIVLNKTSTAEMDGDAIGGTIDFRTPSAFDFKKDFSGSVTASGRVESRARDYGDSGLGGGLAAELQSKFGSEKQFGIYASGYYDYRNIANSEIGAAESASNDGSWAFAHANADGSNAAGYDPARNLTSIGANAGIASGFERRYGGNVSLDWNVDPTLHAYAKMTYAYALTEQNTTYNQLLPADVTYVPTATPGVYAPNVGRIANRFWFETNPERADLATIQFGADKTAGGWTISPNVFWSIGRNDRPEHVEIDGREDKYSQDNFAYNRSSLLGYGGSHFPYPQLTPDLANSVNNIAGMWANDYGEVTRIRSGQKRGGAKLDLRYDFEDGALQSIKFGVKYSDSSRQFTNRDWSTAGINDGVTTLGDLGIFDGGYSSIFPGKYPWYTPKVSRTAVANLIQDHLVDSDLDTCGSLDFNNLNCNTMRGTEAVSAAYAMATVNTGDVEIIPGVRFEHTSIRNTFWTTPHDADGNEQPGYFDNNHTVYNEPLGSLFVNWRPTSNAVYRFAVWQSYTRPAFVQLGGGSQINVSDGVTTITRGNPNLDPIKATNVDLGAEWTTSHGGFFSFSGFYKKLKDYIYDSGGGQANPNTQGAGTVLVKTPTNGGDGTLHGLEMTARQKFEFLPQPFDGLGVSVNATRQNSRVDLGIPGFSNERLQAAPRTMANAELFYEKYGFSINLSYHYTGSYISTYDFLNQGGPWDDLWIRPIRRVDLHAGYAMANGLQFDLQISNLTKNYQYWSHIGRNSLVNSDIVDAGMTTLFTVKYAF
- a CDS encoding carbohydrate kinase family protein; amino-acid sequence: MAIPESMTSWDVAVVGEIYADHVFTGFARWPGPGEEVLAEHYVRELGGGCVNTACGLSRLGRRVRLVGLIGDADFDWFESRLGDFGVGMGGIRLGAEATGITVSVSTRDDRSFFTWPGANKGLADLLDDSAVLADLLAARHVHFAMPLPRHIAAELLPKLRQAGRTTSLDVGYSPEWLTDPRHLETCREIDYLLPNRKEAALLCGEDGPDAYAAWAWAEGLPRAVLKLGAEGALVVDADGVSRIAAPCVDALDTTGAGDAFDAGLIDALLDEAPFGRCVERACVCGALCTTAAGALRALPDSLQLRTLREQTYGP